Within Macellibacteroides fermentans, the genomic segment CCAAGGAATGGCGCATGGAATGTATTCCGTGATGCCGTTTTCCTACATGTATCTTCGATTTATATATAGCGGTTTGGATGCCTACATAAATAGTATCTCTGGAAACTGGCTCAAATGGTGGTTTGAGAGTAATGAATATAAAGTTGCTTCTCCCGACCTCTCTCTCATTTTTAAGATAATCCACGATAGCATTACCAACTTCTGCTGTAAGTGGTAGTTCAATTTTACGTTTGGTTTTCTGCTGGATAAGTGTAATACAATTCTTATCCCAATCAATGTTTTCAAACTTTAGATTAATGATATCCGATGTACGCAATGCCAATCGAGATGCCAGCATAAAAACTGCATATAAGCGTTTGCCTCCAAATTCACTTTTATTTATAGCATTACCAATAAGGGCAATCTCTTCTTCTGTATAAACCGAAGGGAGTTTTTCTTTTTGAGGAAATCTAAATCCCTTAATTAGTGTGCCAAAGTATTGAGGAACCAACTTACTCTCAACTAAATAATAGCACAACCCTCTGAGGACGAAAACACGCTGTGATTTGTTTATCTGCACTGATGCTACAAAATCCAGAAGATGCTGTTCCGTCAAAGTCGACAAAGTTTCTATTCCTCTAATTCTCAGAAACGTTAAAAATCGACCGAGCATTCTTTCATATACATATAAGGTTCTATCTGCTACGCGATGTTCTCG encodes:
- a CDS encoding tyrosine-type recombinase/integrase → MVTKLFSDLVHECMAVMKNVGFSEKTIETYRSIWYEKVKPFMETNGEEYYSSQVGEIFLSSLPTDVMQTYNHLGRCITILNTVLETGSIKRYVPQKQSFDMGGEIGSIMLEFLSYKREHRVADRTLYVYERMLGRFLTFLRIRGIETLSTLTEQHLLDFVASVQINKSQRVFVLRGLCYYLVESKLVPQYFGTLIKGFRFPQKEKLPSVYTEEEIALIGNAINKSEFGGKRLYAVFMLASRLALRTSDIINLKFENIDWDKNCITLIQQKTKRKIELPLTAEVGNAIVDYLKNEREVGRSNFIFITLKPPFEPVSRDTIYVGIQTAIYKSKIHVGKRHHGIHSMRHSLASKLLKDEQSLPMISSILGHASSQSTMNYLRVDLEGMKKCLLEVPQVPDSFYTQKGGIFYE